One Sediminicola sp. YIK13 DNA segment encodes these proteins:
- a CDS encoding PLP-dependent cysteine synthase family protein, with protein sequence MENKINAYNNVLELIGNTPLVKLNKIASGLTGNFYAKVESFNPGHSSKDRIAAYIIEEAERKGILTKDSTIIETTSGNTGFSIAMVSIIKGYECILAVSSKSSKDKIDMLRSMGAKVYVCPAHVSADDPRSYYEVAKRLHSEVKGSIYINQYFNDLNAEAHYRSTGPEIWNQTNGNITHLVACSGTGGTISGTARFLKEKNPNIKIIGVDAFGSVLKKYHETREFDSNEIYPYRIEGLGKNLIPSSTNFDVIDEFIKVTDEESAHTAREISRTEGMFVGYTSGAVMQAVKQLDENGEFGKDSNIVVIFPDHGSRYMSKVYSDQWMEDQGFFDTKHESEPQEIQYVK encoded by the coding sequence ATGGAAAATAAGATAAACGCTTACAACAACGTCCTAGAACTCATAGGAAACACCCCTCTAGTCAAACTAAATAAAATTGCATCAGGTCTTACAGGTAACTTCTACGCGAAGGTAGAATCCTTTAATCCTGGTCATTCTTCAAAGGACAGAATTGCTGCCTACATCATTGAAGAAGCTGAAAGAAAGGGTATCCTAACCAAGGACAGTACCATTATTGAGACCACATCAGGAAATACTGGTTTTAGTATCGCCATGGTGAGCATCATTAAAGGGTATGAATGTATTCTTGCCGTTAGCTCTAAATCCTCAAAGGACAAAATAGATATGCTTCGCTCCATGGGAGCCAAGGTGTACGTTTGTCCAGCCCATGTTAGTGCAGATGATCCGAGATCGTATTATGAAGTTGCAAAAAGACTTCACAGTGAGGTAAAAGGTTCTATCTATATCAACCAGTATTTCAATGATCTAAATGCAGAGGCCCATTACCGTAGTACAGGTCCGGAAATTTGGAACCAGACCAACGGGAACATTACCCATTTAGTGGCCTGTAGTGGAACTGGTGGAACTATCTCCGGGACCGCTCGCTTTTTAAAAGAGAAAAATCCAAATATTAAAATTATAGGGGTTGATGCCTTTGGTTCCGTATTAAAAAAATACCATGAAACCAGAGAATTTGATTCAAATGAAATATACCCTTACAGAATTGAAGGTTTAGGTAAAAATTTAATTCCTTCTTCCACAAACTTTGACGTTATAGATGAATTCATCAAGGTAACCGATGAGGAAAGTGCTCATACTGCCAGGGAGATCTCAAGAACTGAAGGGATGTTCGTAGGGTATACCAGCGGAGCAGTAATGCAAGCCGTTAAGCAGTTGGACGAAAATGGGGAATTTGGAAAGGATAGTAATATTGTTGTTATATTTCCAGATCACGGTTCAAGGTACATGAGCAAGGTTTATAGTGACCAATGGATGGAGGACCAAGGATTTTTTGATACGAAACATGAATCCGAACCACAAGAAATACAATACGTAAAATAA
- a CDS encoding DUF1508 domain-containing protein: MIEIKKYNENVYRFRVTASTGHAILESIDFSNMEDIKNSVTELQASLNERKVFERRTDHSGKFIFQLKNKDGQLIGSSLPYSSEAGMENGIKNLKTYFDTISMFPEL; encoded by the coding sequence ATGATAGAGATTAAGAAATATAATGAAAATGTATACCGATTTAGGGTAACCGCTTCCACTGGCCATGCTATTTTAGAAAGCATTGATTTTTCAAACATGGAAGACATCAAGAATTCTGTAACTGAACTTCAAGCTTCTCTTAATGAAAGGAAAGTTTTTGAACGAAGGACTGACCACAGTGGCAAATTTATTTTTCAATTAAAAAATAAGGACGGCCAGCTCATTGGCAGTAGCCTGCCCTATAGTTCTGAAGCCGGAATGGAAAATGGTATCAAAAATTTAAAAACTTATTTCGATACCATTTCCATGTTTCCAGAATTATAA
- a CDS encoding aminotransferase class I/II-fold pyridoxal phosphate-dependent enzyme, translated as MRDLFDRIIENKGPLGKWASQAEGYFVFPKLEGPISNRMKFQGKEVITWSINDYLGLANLPEIKKVDGDAAAEYGAAFPMGARMMSGHTDFHEQLEAELAAFVNKESAYLLNFGYQGILSTIDALVSKDDIIVYDVDAHACIIDGVRLHMGKRFTFKHNDIDSLEKNLERATKMAEQTGGGILVISEGVFGMRGEQGKLKEIVALKEKYNFRFLVDDAHGFGTLGATGAGAGEEQGIQDGIDVYFATFAKSMAGIGAFLAADKEIIDYLKYNLRSQMFAKSLPMIYVKGALKRLDMLRTMPQLKAKLWENVDALQNGLKERGFDIGTTSSCVTPVYLNGSIPEAMALVKDLRENYGIFCSIVVYPVIPKGLILLRMIPTATHTMDDINETLEAFSAIRERLENGTYKRLSAAVAAAMGE; from the coding sequence ATGAGAGACTTATTTGATAGAATAATTGAGAATAAGGGACCACTAGGTAAGTGGGCTTCCCAAGCAGAGGGATATTTTGTCTTTCCAAAACTAGAAGGACCTATTTCCAATAGAATGAAATTTCAAGGTAAAGAAGTAATTACCTGGAGTATCAATGATTACTTAGGCCTCGCCAATTTACCCGAAATAAAAAAGGTAGATGGAGATGCAGCAGCTGAATACGGTGCTGCCTTCCCCATGGGGGCAAGGATGATGAGTGGTCATACTGATTTTCATGAGCAATTGGAGGCCGAACTGGCCGCATTTGTGAATAAGGAATCGGCCTATCTATTGAACTTTGGTTATCAGGGGATATTGTCCACTATAGATGCCTTGGTATCCAAAGACGATATTATTGTTTATGATGTTGATGCCCACGCCTGTATTATTGATGGGGTGAGGTTGCACATGGGTAAACGTTTTACGTTTAAGCACAATGACATAGATAGTCTTGAGAAGAACTTGGAACGTGCCACAAAAATGGCGGAACAGACTGGGGGAGGTATTTTAGTGATCTCCGAAGGTGTTTTCGGTATGCGTGGGGAACAAGGTAAACTGAAAGAGATTGTAGCCCTTAAGGAAAAATACAATTTCAGATTTTTAGTGGACGATGCCCACGGATTTGGAACTTTGGGTGCAACTGGTGCCGGTGCTGGTGAAGAGCAGGGAATACAGGATGGTATTGATGTGTACTTCGCCACATTTGCTAAATCTATGGCAGGTATTGGAGCCTTCTTGGCTGCAGATAAAGAAATAATTGATTATTTAAAATACAATCTTCGTTCACAGATGTTCGCAAAATCATTGCCAATGATCTACGTGAAGGGAGCTTTGAAACGTTTGGATATGTTGCGTACCATGCCACAGCTTAAGGCTAAGCTTTGGGAAAATGTGGATGCTCTTCAAAACGGTTTAAAAGAAAGAGGTTTTGATATTGGGACCACATCTAGTTGTGTGACGCCAGTTTATCTGAACGGTAGTATTCCTGAGGCTATGGCCCTGGTAAAAGACCTAAGGGAAAATTATGGCATTTTCTGTTCTATAGTAGTGTATCCAGTAATTCCTAAGGGATTAATTCTTTTAAGAATGATTCCAACGGCAACACACACAATGGACGATATCAATGAAACTTTGGAGGCATTTTCAGCTATCCGAGAGCGATTGGAAAATGGAACCTATAAGCGATTATCAGCAGCAGTTGCAGCAGCAATGGGCGAATAG
- a CDS encoding transporter: MRYPLIVVLTFLFLVPLSMNSQYTDVINSNRPGQSVSAYAVGKNVLQAEIGVTMEKNEHVRMFTESDFLGGDFALRYGLFFEQLEIYYEGSYVKEDIIYTQLDLEATRTDFTRNRLGLKYLLYDPFKNPENNKPNLYSWKANHGFKLKNLIPAISVYAGANFVLGENPFFSGDPIVSPRVMLATQSRLSSRFVLISNIAYDRIGTDFPEMSYIVSVSHALGNPKWSVFLEHQGIKSDRYADAIVRTGVAYLFNENFQADLNIATNFKDTPSKQFGTIGFSYRLDMHKDELMPIEDQKDGENGKINSSSMKKSKKKKKNKKNDEIDF; this comes from the coding sequence ATGAGATATCCCCTAATAGTAGTCCTGACATTTCTTTTTTTAGTACCCTTATCCATGAATTCCCAGTATACAGATGTTATTAATTCCAATAGACCAGGACAATCTGTGAGTGCATATGCAGTTGGTAAAAATGTGTTGCAAGCAGAAATAGGCGTAACCATGGAAAAGAACGAGCATGTTAGAATGTTCACGGAATCTGATTTTTTAGGGGGGGATTTTGCCCTGAGATATGGATTGTTTTTTGAGCAATTGGAAATTTACTACGAAGGTTCGTACGTTAAAGAAGATATCATTTACACCCAATTGGACCTTGAGGCCACAAGAACGGATTTTACCAGAAATAGATTGGGGTTAAAATATTTACTTTATGATCCCTTTAAAAATCCAGAGAACAATAAGCCTAACCTTTACAGTTGGAAGGCCAATCATGGTTTTAAATTAAAAAATTTGATTCCGGCCATTTCGGTATATGCAGGAGCAAATTTTGTTTTGGGAGAAAATCCCTTTTTTTCAGGAGATCCAATAGTTTCTCCCCGTGTCATGTTAGCTACCCAGAGTAGATTATCCTCTAGATTCGTTCTTATTTCGAATATAGCGTATGACAGAATTGGAACGGATTTTCCAGAAATGAGTTATATCGTTTCTGTTTCACATGCATTGGGAAATCCAAAATGGAGTGTGTTTCTTGAACACCAAGGAATCAAAAGTGATCGCTACGCAGATGCTATAGTAAGAACGGGCGTTGCCTATCTGTTCAATGAGAATTTTCAAGCAGATCTCAATATTGCAACCAACTTTAAAGATACCCCTTCCAAACAATTTGGGACCATCGGCTTTTCCTACCGATTGGACATGCATAAAGACGAACTGATGCCCATAGAAGACCAAAAGGATGGAGAGAATGGAAAGATCAATTCCAGCAGTATGAAAAAATCCAAAAAGAAGAAGAAAAATAAGAAGAATGATGAGATTGACTTCTAA
- a CDS encoding YfhO family protein has translation MKIGIKALFVHFFVLVLFIIASLAYFHPVLQGKKIFQSDIAQYTGMAKEQADFRNANGEEPYWTNSAFGGMPTYQLGANYPHNYVKQLDRLIRFLPRPADYLFLYFIGFYILLCCMKVDYRLAAIGALAFGFSTYLIIILGVGHNAKAHAIGYLPLILAGIVLTFRKKYIWGFILTALAMALEISANHYQMTFYFMLLVLVVGIAYLVDAIINKTLKNFVISVGILVGAVFLGILVNATSLMATKEYADWSTRGKTELTINPDGSPKASTSGLDKEYITQYSYGIAESMNLFVPRLFGGSNSENLGTESNAYTYLTNQGLSRSKALEFTSGLPLYWGDQPIVAAPAYIGAIIFFLFILGIILVQGRVKWWLVGGTIMALLLSWGKNFGLLTDFMIEYFPLYDKFRAVSSIQVILELCAPIMAILALVELFKPSLEKSRKLNALKISVLVVLGFVILLFLLKGTFDFVGQSDETYRKYFGDEIMTMIQLDRESVYISDLIRSLVYVLLAAVAIWLYIKERIKENILTLALGFLLLFDLVGIDLRYVNEDDFVRARQMEEPFQETAMDKQIAEDPGIFRVYDPSEGLNGARTSYFHQSIGGYHAAKPGALQDLFDFHVYKNNMRVLNMLNVKYVVQQDEEGSDYPALNPYANGNAWFVKTLLPVKNANQEIQALDSLDVINEAVINTNDFPDITPLSFQKDSTATIKLTNYSPNHLTYRSISTQEAVAVFSEMYYANGWIAYIDGIKTPHFKVNYILRAMKVPAGNHKIEFKFEPEVIETGGTITLASTLLLGLFILGGIGFSLRNFRKKEES, from the coding sequence ATGAAAATCGGCATTAAAGCGCTTTTTGTACATTTCTTTGTTCTTGTTCTTTTTATTATTGCTTCTTTAGCATATTTCCACCCAGTATTGCAGGGGAAGAAAATTTTTCAGTCCGATATTGCCCAGTATACTGGAATGGCCAAGGAACAGGCCGATTTCAGAAATGCCAATGGGGAAGAGCCCTATTGGACCAATAGTGCCTTTGGAGGGATGCCCACGTATCAATTGGGAGCCAACTATCCGCACAATTATGTAAAGCAATTGGACCGTCTGATCCGGTTTTTGCCGAGACCTGCCGATTACTTATTCTTATATTTCATTGGTTTCTATATCCTTTTATGTTGCATGAAAGTAGATTATAGGCTTGCAGCCATAGGGGCATTGGCCTTCGGGTTTTCTACTTACCTGATCATTATACTAGGAGTAGGCCACAATGCCAAAGCACATGCTATTGGCTACTTGCCCCTCATTCTAGCGGGAATTGTCCTTACTTTCAGGAAAAAATATATTTGGGGATTCATTCTTACAGCCTTGGCGATGGCCCTTGAAATAAGTGCGAATCACTATCAAATGACCTTTTATTTTATGTTATTGGTACTGGTCGTGGGGATTGCGTATTTAGTTGATGCCATCATAAACAAGACCTTAAAAAATTTCGTTATTTCAGTGGGTATTTTAGTTGGTGCTGTATTCTTAGGGATTCTTGTGAATGCCACTAGTCTAATGGCTACTAAGGAGTACGCTGATTGGAGTACCAGGGGAAAAACAGAACTGACCATTAATCCTGACGGATCTCCAAAGGCAAGTACCAGTGGATTGGATAAGGAGTATATCACCCAATACAGTTATGGTATCGCAGAATCGATGAATTTATTTGTTCCCCGGTTGTTTGGGGGATCAAATAGTGAAAACTTGGGTACGGAATCCAATGCCTATACCTATTTAACAAATCAAGGGCTATCGAGATCCAAAGCCCTAGAATTTACAAGCGGACTACCCTTGTACTGGGGAGACCAACCTATTGTAGCTGCTCCGGCTTATATTGGGGCCATTATATTCTTCCTGTTTATTTTAGGGATTATTTTGGTTCAGGGAAGAGTCAAATGGTGGCTCGTAGGAGGAACCATTATGGCGCTATTACTTTCATGGGGCAAGAACTTTGGTCTGTTGACCGACTTTATGATCGAATATTTTCCTTTATACGATAAATTCAGGGCCGTTTCTTCCATACAGGTGATACTGGAATTATGTGCGCCAATCATGGCAATACTGGCCTTGGTGGAATTATTTAAGCCTTCCCTGGAGAAGTCCAGAAAATTAAATGCGCTAAAGATTTCGGTTTTGGTTGTTTTAGGCTTTGTGATTCTACTTTTCCTTTTAAAGGGCACGTTCGATTTTGTGGGACAAAGTGATGAAACGTACAGGAAATATTTCGGAGATGAAATAATGACCATGATTCAGTTGGACCGCGAATCTGTTTATATCAGTGATCTAATCCGGTCTTTGGTGTATGTTCTTTTGGCTGCAGTAGCAATTTGGCTCTACATCAAGGAGCGAATTAAAGAAAACATATTGACGCTGGCCCTGGGATTTTTATTGTTATTTGATCTGGTAGGGATTGATCTTCGATATGTCAATGAAGACGATTTTGTGCGTGCAAGACAAATGGAGGAGCCTTTTCAGGAGACTGCAATGGATAAGCAGATAGCTGAAGACCCTGGAATCTTTAGGGTATATGACCCGTCTGAAGGTTTAAATGGAGCAAGAACATCCTATTTTCATCAATCTATTGGAGGCTATCATGCCGCCAAACCAGGAGCTTTGCAGGATTTGTTCGATTTTCACGTGTACAAGAACAATATGCGCGTTTTGAACATGCTCAACGTAAAATACGTGGTACAGCAAGATGAGGAGGGTAGCGATTATCCAGCATTGAATCCTTATGCCAACGGAAATGCATGGTTTGTAAAGACCCTGCTTCCCGTGAAAAATGCCAATCAGGAAATTCAAGCTCTGGACAGTCTCGATGTTATAAATGAAGCGGTCATTAATACCAATGACTTTCCAGATATCACGCCCCTTTCCTTTCAAAAGGACTCCACGGCGACAATTAAGCTTACTAATTATAGTCCCAATCACTTGACCTATAGGTCTATAAGTACACAAGAAGCAGTTGCCGTTTTTTCTGAGATGTATTATGCCAATGGATGGATTGCCTACATCGATGGGATTAAAACCCCCCATTTTAAAGTGAACTATATCCTCAGGGCCATGAAGGTACCTGCTGGGAACCATAAAATAGAATTTAAATTTGAACCAGAGGTGATTGAAACCGGTGGAACCATCACCCTGGCAAGCACATTGCTATTAGGTCTTTTTATCCTTGGTGGTATCGGCTTTTCTTTAAGGAATTTCCGTAAAAAGGAAGAATCGTAA
- a CDS encoding DUF4834 family protein, which yields MGLLRTVLIILLVYFFIKILAKWFGPKILRYAAKKTEQHFKEKFGGFPNQPAPNEEKEGEVIIEKKKGTTSKSSNKVGEYIDFEEID from the coding sequence ATGGGTTTGTTAAGAACGGTATTAATCATTCTGTTAGTATATTTTTTTATTAAAATATTGGCTAAATGGTTTGGTCCGAAAATATTACGATACGCTGCAAAAAAAACGGAGCAGCATTTTAAGGAAAAATTTGGTGGATTTCCCAACCAACCTGCACCCAATGAAGAGAAAGAGGGAGAAGTAATCATAGAGAAAAAAAAAGGGACAACCTCTAAATCCTCCAATAAAGTTGGGGAATACATAGATTTTGAGGAAATTGATTAA
- a CDS encoding threonine aldolase family protein, with the protein MEINLISDTVTKPTPGMLDAMMSAKVGDDVFKADPSVNALEEKVAAMFGMEAALYFPSGTMTNQAAIKLHTQPAEQLICDKYAHVYNYEGGGISFNSGVSCKLVDGHRGMMTAAQVEDSINPPDFYHSPLTSLVCVENTTNKGGGACWDFEELKKIRKVCDSHGLAYHLDGARLWNALIAKNESPKQYGELFDTISVCLSKGLGCPVGSVLVGDAALIQKAVRVRKVLGGGMRQAGFLAAAGIYALDYQLERLAEDHKKADEIGVLLNQLAFIKKVEPIETNIIIFEIDETSMSAETFVQKLKDKHVQLIGMGQGKLRVVTHLDYTDDQHEEFLKILKSL; encoded by the coding sequence TTGGAAATAAATTTGATAAGTGATACGGTAACAAAACCCACACCGGGAATGTTGGATGCGATGATGTCCGCAAAAGTAGGTGATGACGTTTTTAAGGCAGATCCTTCGGTCAATGCTTTGGAGGAAAAGGTTGCTGCCATGTTTGGAATGGAAGCTGCCCTTTACTTTCCCAGTGGTACCATGACCAACCAGGCAGCCATAAAGTTGCATACACAACCCGCAGAACAATTAATTTGTGATAAATATGCCCATGTCTACAATTATGAAGGTGGAGGTATCAGCTTTAATAGCGGCGTATCATGCAAGCTGGTAGATGGTCATAGGGGAATGATGACAGCAGCACAAGTGGAGGATTCCATTAACCCTCCAGATTTCTACCACAGTCCTTTGACTTCTTTGGTCTGCGTTGAAAATACAACGAATAAAGGTGGAGGGGCATGTTGGGATTTTGAAGAATTAAAGAAAATCAGAAAAGTTTGCGATTCCCATGGGCTTGCCTACCATTTAGATGGTGCCCGATTATGGAATGCATTGATAGCCAAAAATGAAAGCCCTAAACAATACGGGGAACTTTTCGACACTATTAGCGTTTGTCTCAGTAAAGGATTGGGATGTCCTGTAGGCTCTGTTTTGGTGGGTGATGCAGCTCTTATTCAGAAAGCTGTTAGAGTGCGAAAAGTGTTGGGCGGAGGAATGAGACAAGCCGGATTTTTAGCAGCCGCAGGGATTTATGCGCTAGATTATCAGTTAGAGCGTTTGGCGGAAGACCACAAAAAAGCGGATGAAATTGGTGTTTTGCTCAACCAATTAGCGTTTATAAAAAAGGTAGAGCCCATTGAAACCAATATTATCATCTTTGAAATCGATGAAACCTCAATGAGTGCCGAAACTTTTGTGCAAAAACTAAAGGATAAGCACGTGCAGTTAATAGGAATGGGTCAAGGGAAATTACGTGTTGTAACACACTTGGATTATACGGATGATCAACATGAGGAATTTCTAAAGATTCTAAAAAGTTTATAA
- a CDS encoding S9 family peptidase has translation MRHLKKKELVFLLSLSFAASCQNNRNEMVDIKEPIAKKTPTELVKHGDVRIDNYYWLNDRENPEVIAYLEQENAYYNEHTAHTKEFQTTLFEEMKSRIKEDDSSVPYKQNGYWYFTRYETARDYPIYSRRKGQEDAPEEIIFDCNLLAEGHDYFNLGGLAISTDNTLAAFGVDTFSRRQYQLQIKNLKTGEIYIDKIENTTGGAVWANDNKTLFYAKKDPVTLRSDKIYMHVLGTPTESDVLVFHEEDETFNTYVYKSKSKKYIIIGSSSTLTSEYRFLEADDPNAKFKVFSPRQRGLEYSIAHYEDYFYVMTNKDGATNFKLMKVDEKNTLSKYWKEFIPHRDHVLLEDVDIFKDYYVLSERENGLNHVKITRWDNSESYYLPFDNETYTAYVSTNPDFDTEVLRYGYNALTTPSSIIDFNMRTKEKVVKKEQEVLGGKFNKENYRSKRVWATAQDGVKIPISMVYHKDTKLDGTSPLLQYAYASYGYTLDPYFSTVRLSLLDRGFIYCIVHARGGEYLGRKWYEDGKLLKKKNTFTDFIDASKFLIDNKFTTKDHLYAEGGSAGGLLMGAIANMAPELYNGIIAAVPFVDVVTTMLDESIPLTTGEYDEWGNPNEKEFYDYMKSYSPYDNVTTHDYPNMYVITGLHDSQVQYWEPAKWVAKLRTHKTDTNILLFNINMDAGHGGASGRFESLKEVAKEYTFLLDLEGKID, from the coding sequence ATGAGACACTTGAAAAAAAAGGAATTAGTTTTTTTATTAAGTCTTAGCTTTGCAGCTTCTTGTCAAAATAATAGAAATGAAATGGTAGATATAAAAGAACCAATAGCAAAGAAAACACCAACGGAACTGGTAAAACACGGTGATGTTAGAATAGACAACTATTATTGGTTGAACGATAGGGAGAATCCTGAGGTTATAGCTTATCTAGAGCAGGAAAATGCCTATTACAATGAACATACCGCCCATACAAAAGAATTTCAAACCACACTTTTTGAGGAAATGAAATCTCGAATAAAAGAGGATGATTCTTCAGTACCATACAAGCAGAATGGATATTGGTACTTTACCAGATATGAAACGGCAAGGGACTATCCCATTTACTCCAGGCGCAAAGGACAAGAGGATGCCCCTGAAGAGATTATATTTGACTGTAATCTTTTAGCTGAAGGACATGATTATTTTAATTTAGGGGGATTGGCCATTAGCACCGATAATACTTTAGCGGCCTTTGGCGTGGACACCTTTTCTAGGAGGCAATATCAATTACAGATAAAAAACCTGAAAACAGGGGAGATTTATATCGATAAAATTGAAAATACAACAGGAGGGGCTGTTTGGGCCAATGATAATAAGACCTTATTTTATGCCAAGAAGGATCCGGTTACCCTTAGATCTGATAAAATATATATGCATGTGCTTGGGACCCCGACAGAAAGTGATGTTTTGGTGTTTCATGAAGAGGACGAAACTTTCAATACCTACGTTTACAAATCCAAATCCAAGAAATATATTATCATAGGTTCATCGAGTACCCTTACTTCTGAATACCGATTTTTGGAGGCCGACGACCCGAATGCAAAATTTAAGGTATTCTCCCCAAGGCAAAGGGGTTTGGAGTATTCCATTGCCCATTATGAAGACTATTTTTACGTAATGACCAATAAAGATGGTGCCACAAATTTCAAATTGATGAAAGTGGACGAGAAGAATACCCTATCCAAATATTGGAAGGAGTTCATTCCCCACAGGGATCATGTACTGCTGGAAGATGTAGATATATTTAAGGACTATTACGTTTTGTCGGAACGTGAAAATGGGCTCAATCATGTAAAGATTACCAGATGGGACAATAGTGAAAGTTACTATTTGCCCTTTGATAACGAAACCTATACGGCCTACGTGAGTACAAATCCAGATTTTGATACGGAAGTGCTACGATACGGGTATAACGCTCTTACTACTCCTAGTTCTATCATTGATTTTAATATGAGGACTAAGGAAAAGGTGGTCAAAAAAGAACAGGAAGTTCTTGGAGGGAAGTTCAATAAGGAGAATTATAGGTCCAAAAGAGTATGGGCCACTGCCCAAGATGGGGTTAAAATTCCTATTTCCATGGTATACCATAAGGATACCAAGTTGGACGGCACTAGTCCATTGTTACAATACGCCTATGCCTCCTATGGGTATACGCTGGACCCCTATTTTTCCACGGTGCGCTTGAGTCTTTTGGACAGGGGCTTTATTTATTGCATTGTCCATGCCAGGGGAGGGGAATACCTCGGCAGAAAATGGTATGAAGATGGTAAATTGCTCAAAAAGAAAAATACGTTTACTGATTTTATCGATGCTTCCAAATTTCTAATAGATAATAAATTTACCACCAAGGATCATCTGTATGCCGAAGGAGGATCTGCAGGTGGCTTGCTTATGGGTGCAATTGCAAATATGGCACCGGAACTATATAACGGCATCATTGCAGCTGTACCCTTTGTGGATGTGGTTACCACTATGCTGGACGAATCCATACCCTTAACTACCGGAGAGTATGATGAATGGGGTAATCCTAACGAAAAGGAATTTTATGACTACATGAAATCGTATTCACCTTATGATAATGTAACCACACATGATTATCCCAATATGTATGTAATTACAGGGTTGCATGATTCCCAAGTGCAATATTGGGAGCCAGCTAAGTGGGTTGCCAAGCTTAGGACGCATAAAACTGATACTAATATTTTATTGTTCAATATTAACATGGATGCGGGTCATGGTGGGGCTTCCGGCAGGTTTGAATCACTAAAAGAGGTGGCCAAGGAATACACCTTTTTATTAGATTTAGAGGGTAAAATCGATTAA
- a CDS encoding YbaB/EbfC family nucleoid-associated protein, producing MFGDLMGMMGKLKETQEKVKATKERLNHVSLEEKSSDELLKVTITANRTIKSIHIDDSLLADKEQLEDYLILTLNKAIERATEVNEAELGAVAKEGMPNIPGMDAFLK from the coding sequence ATGTTTGGAGATTTAATGGGAATGATGGGGAAATTAAAAGAAACCCAAGAAAAAGTAAAGGCCACTAAAGAAAGGTTGAACCACGTTTCATTGGAAGAGAAATCGTCAGATGAACTTCTAAAAGTGACCATTACGGCCAATAGAACAATAAAATCTATCCATATTGATGATAGCCTATTGGCAGATAAAGAACAATTGGAGGACTATCTTATCCTTACGTTAAACAAGGCTATAGAAAGGGCTACAGAAGTAAATGAAGCGGAGCTAGGGGCAGTTGCAAAAGAAGGTATGCCCAATATTCCAGGAATGGATGCTTTTCTCAAATAG